Proteins from a single region of Haloplanus sp. GDY1:
- a CDS encoding 3-keto-5-aminohexanoate cleavage protein — translation MPIPDVATRMREFDKAIVSCAVTGAIHTPTMSPHLPITAEEIAAEAIAAAEAGASIVHVHVRDEETGEPITDLDLFREVAERVADGCDAIVQPTTGGAPTMAPEERIRVVPELEPEMASCNMGSINFGLYQLLDKYDEFEYDWEAAYLDGTRDLIFQNSFEDLETILPVFDEHDTKPELEVYDVGHLYNAKHLVDRGLLRTPLHIQFVMGIHGGIGATAKNLTHLADIADDLFGDEFTFSVIGAGRKEFPLGTQGVSMGGHARVGLEDNLYLERGRLAESNAELVEKMVRLTRDVAGREIATPAETREFLGLKGQSGTDF, via the coding sequence ATGCCGATCCCGGACGTCGCCACCCGCATGCGCGAGTTCGACAAGGCCATCGTCTCCTGTGCGGTGACCGGAGCGATCCACACGCCGACCATGTCGCCACACCTGCCGATCACCGCCGAGGAGATCGCCGCAGAGGCCATCGCCGCCGCGGAGGCCGGGGCGAGCATCGTCCACGTCCACGTCCGCGACGAGGAGACCGGGGAACCGATCACCGACCTCGATCTGTTCCGGGAGGTGGCCGAGCGGGTCGCCGACGGCTGTGACGCCATCGTCCAGCCGACGACCGGCGGGGCCCCGACCATGGCGCCCGAGGAGCGGATCCGGGTCGTCCCCGAACTCGAACCCGAGATGGCCTCCTGCAACATGGGGTCGATCAACTTCGGGCTCTACCAGTTGCTCGACAAGTACGACGAGTTCGAGTACGACTGGGAGGCGGCGTACCTCGACGGGACCCGGGATCTGATCTTCCAGAACAGCTTCGAGGACCTGGAGACGATCCTCCCCGTCTTCGACGAGCACGACACCAAACCCGAACTCGAGGTGTACGACGTCGGCCACCTCTACAACGCGAAACATCTGGTCGACCGGGGGCTGTTGCGGACGCCGCTGCACATCCAGTTCGTCATGGGCATCCACGGCGGCATCGGCGCGACCGCGAAGAACCTGACCCACCTCGCCGACATCGCCGACGACCTGTTCGGCGACGAGTTCACCTTCTCGGTCATCGGCGCCGGTCGCAAGGAGTTCCCGCTCGGGACGCAGGGCGTCTCGATGGGCGGTCACGCCCGCGTCGGCCTGGAGGACAACCTCTATCTCGAACGCGGTCGGCTGGCCGAGAGCAACGCGGAACTGGTCGAGAAGATGGTCCGCCTGACCCGCGACGTGGCGGGTCGGGAGATCGCCACGCCGGCCGAGACGCGGGAGTTCCTCGGCCTGAAGGGACAGTCCGGGACGGACTTCTGA
- a CDS encoding formate/nitrite transporter family protein, giving the protein MDDSARTDSNGDAGTAGNDVPTAGEVLPDRFSTDEVFQRVVADADHEITSGVRELFFSALAGGFAITITFLLYASVSATTDETFLGVLLYPLGFIYIIIGGYQLYTENTLPPVALTLERLASIPALFRHWLIVLAGNFAGGGLGALALAYGGVFDARTAAVAVGFAEKGIATPATSLFFKAVFAGFIVAGVVWINFATRDATSRLLVIYLAFLAIPMGNLYHVVVSFTEVVYLSLVTTTNPAPALVGFVLPVLLGNTLGGILLVTVVNYYQTSDRRLEIERFENVRRLSIREWLAGSLAGRSYVPVIDTVEEIVRDPEAYRVLVPIANPRTESRLVEFACRVASTHRKGTVHVVHIVQAPRRWTPETDGSRQERIVRESERLLDDVRPVGDAHDVTLETSTVVTPRSFEAIFDLARRTSPDLTVIGWGEDQLWSSARAERPLAELTNQLPCDFLVAEDRGLDPSKVLLPTAGGPDSDLSAEIARALREVAGAEVELLHVVDGAEDRAAGEAFLEDWAAEHGLGDATVTVDASGDVEAAIERAAADSTMLLIGATEQGMLSRLVRGSLHLDVVTEVDCTVLLAERPSARSVRDRLFGGATRDRNPAAAFRDVAATPDGREPTGDE; this is encoded by the coding sequence ATGGACGACTCCGCGCGGACGGACTCGAACGGGGACGCGGGGACGGCGGGAAACGACGTTCCGACCGCGGGAGAGGTGCTCCCGGATCGGTTCTCCACCGACGAGGTGTTCCAGCGCGTCGTCGCGGACGCGGACCACGAGATCACCTCGGGGGTTCGGGAACTGTTCTTCAGCGCGCTCGCCGGCGGGTTCGCGATCACGATCACCTTCCTCCTGTACGCGTCGGTGTCGGCGACGACCGACGAGACGTTCCTCGGCGTGTTGCTGTACCCGCTGGGGTTCATCTACATCATCATCGGCGGCTACCAGCTCTACACCGAGAACACGCTCCCGCCGGTGGCGCTGACGCTGGAACGGCTCGCGTCGATTCCGGCGCTGTTCCGACACTGGCTGATCGTCCTCGCGGGCAACTTCGCGGGCGGAGGACTCGGCGCGCTGGCGCTCGCGTACGGCGGCGTCTTCGACGCCCGGACCGCGGCGGTGGCCGTCGGCTTCGCCGAGAAGGGGATCGCCACGCCGGCGACCAGCCTCTTTTTCAAGGCCGTCTTCGCCGGGTTCATCGTCGCGGGCGTCGTCTGGATCAACTTCGCCACCCGAGACGCCACCTCGCGGCTGCTCGTCATCTATCTCGCCTTTCTGGCCATCCCGATGGGCAACCTCTATCACGTCGTCGTCTCCTTCACCGAGGTGGTCTACCTCTCCCTGGTGACGACGACGAACCCCGCGCCCGCCCTGGTCGGGTTCGTCCTCCCCGTCCTGCTGGGCAACACGCTCGGGGGCATCCTCCTGGTCACCGTGGTCAACTACTACCAGACCAGCGATCGCCGGCTGGAGATCGAGCGGTTCGAGAACGTCCGCCGGCTCTCCATCCGGGAGTGGCTGGCGGGGTCGCTGGCGGGCCGCTCGTACGTGCCCGTCATCGACACGGTCGAGGAGATCGTCCGCGATCCCGAGGCCTACCGCGTGCTCGTCCCCATCGCCAACCCGCGCACGGAGTCGCGGCTGGTCGAGTTCGCGTGTCGGGTCGCGAGCACTCACCGCAAGGGGACGGTACACGTCGTCCACATCGTCCAGGCGCCGAGGCGCTGGACGCCCGAGACGGACGGCTCCCGGCAGGAGCGCATCGTCCGCGAGTCCGAGCGCCTGCTCGACGACGTCCGTCCCGTCGGCGACGCACACGACGTCACCCTCGAGACGTCGACTGTCGTCACGCCCCGCTCCTTCGAGGCCATCTTCGACCTCGCGCGGCGGACGAGCCCCGACCTCACGGTGATCGGCTGGGGCGAGGACCAGCTGTGGAGTTCCGCCCGCGCCGAGCGGCCGCTCGCCGAGCTGACGAACCAGCTGCCCTGTGACTTCCTCGTCGCCGAGGACCGCGGGCTCGATCCCTCGAAGGTGCTCCTCCCGACCGCCGGCGGCCCCGACTCGGATCTGAGCGCGGAGATCGCCCGCGCGCTTCGGGAGGTCGCGGGCGCCGAGGTCGAACTCCTCCACGTCGTCGACGGCGCCGAGGACCGGGCGGCCGGCGAGGCGTTCCTCGAGGACTGGGCCGCCGAACACGGCCTCGGGGACGCGACGGTCACCGTCGACGCCTCCGGCGACGTCGAGGCCGCAATCGAGCGCGCGGCCGCCGACAGCACGATGCTGCTCATCGGCGCCACCGAGCAGGGGATGCTCTCGCGGCTCGTCCGCGGCTCGCTCCACCTCGACGTCGTCACCGAGGTGGACTGCACGGTCCTGCTGGCCGAGCGTCCCTCCGCACGATCCGTCCGCGACCGCCTGTTCGGGGGCGCCACCCGGGACCGCAACCCGGCGGCCGCGTTCCGCGACGTCGCCGCGACGCCCGACGGCAGGGAGCCGACGGGCGACGAGTAG